In the Hordeum vulgare subsp. vulgare chromosome 7H, MorexV3_pseudomolecules_assembly, whole genome shotgun sequence genome, one interval contains:
- the LOC123412597 gene encoding uncharacterized protein LOC123412597 yields the protein MMCHRSESQMRGKAAPILLLAILVCHAFWANAIRQPDDWHEILRKECKLSVCHEIGGHKSCFCCLATPDSPCWFKEDECKKACSQVQLPPSSSGGTNQIVS from the exons ATGATGTGCCACAGATCCGAAAGCCAGATGAGAGGAAAGGCAGCACCGATCTTACTCCTCGCCATCCTTGTATGCCATGCGTTCTGGGCAAACG CCATCCGTCAACCAGATGACTGGCACGAGATACTGCGCAAGGAGTGTAAGCTGAGCGTGTGCCATGAAATCGGAGGACACAAGAGTTGCTTCTGCTGCTTGGCGACGCCCGACAGCCCTTGTTGGTTCAAGGAGGACGAGTGCAAGAAAGCCTGCTCGCAGGTGCAGTTACCACCATCCTCCTCTGGTGGCACCAATCAAATAGTGTCGTGA